The Oncorhynchus keta strain PuntledgeMale-10-30-2019 chromosome 22, Oket_V2, whole genome shotgun sequence genome includes the window TAATTAAGACAGCAATTTTGGTCCATTTTGACATAGGCCTACATAGGAAAATCTCATGCAACTAAAATATTGCAACATCATCAGGCTCAATGCCAAACCAGTTTAAAATTTAACTTTGTGAAAGGACATGGACACTCTTTCAACCCTGTTTAACCCTGTTAAAAGAGAAGTATTACCTTGAATGTTGCCAAACTGGCCGGCTCCTCATAAACTGCTACTCAAACATGTATTTCTGTATTAATTAAAATAAGATACTTTGGAATTTAGATAAGGAAATGATGGGTGACCTGCCTGAATTGTTTATAGGCCGTAACAAAAACAAGAAGTGCCTGCACATTTGAGCCTGCACATTTTCAGGATCGGCCTGAATCATCATGATTTAAATCGGACTTTCATCCCTGACTCAATAGAAAACCCAACTGTTTGAAACGTTCAACGTACTCCGACCGTGCCCTGCCTTATGCAATGTAAATATTTAAAAGTGCATCATGCCCTTGCATAACCAACATGTTGGTATCTCACTGTGCTATACACACGGTCTCATCCACCTATCCTCATCAACTCATTCCTGACTTTAGCAAGAACTACCTCGACATATACTGTAAGACTCTTTCTAGTGATGGGCACAGATCATCTTATTAATTCACCTCCTTGTTTCAATCTAACATGCTCTTACTCAAATTGTCTTGTGACCACTCCATCCAGACAATTCCAAATCACAAACTCACTAGGACTGAGGCACTGGTGCATGGAGATATCTCCCTTAATGTTATCTTGCAAAAGGTTGCTTCAAACTCAAAGCCCATTTCTCTGGCCTGCCTAGTCAAGTTCTTGGTCAGTACTTCACTCTTTCGCTGTCTTTTCCACAGCCGTTTTGATAGGACTGCCTGGGCTATTGGAATGCAACACCCGCAAAGGGTCGTCACAAGAAGTGATGGTCTCCTTGGAAACGGCACCAGCTCGTTCTTGGTCCTGTTGCATATCCTGATCAGACATGATGGGCTCTGCTTCTGGGTTCTCTGCGTTGACCTGTTGGCTCCTCTTCTTTCTGTAAACCAGGTGTCTCTTTAGCAAGTCATGCCTTTTAACATGGATCTTCGCCCCTTCCAGGTGGAGCAACAGTCCGTTGCTAGATGAATAGAACAGGTCAACATGGTTCTCCATCTGCAGCTGCAGGAAAAGGCACTCTTTCCTGCTGTCCATCTGGTGGGGAGTGACAACAGAAACACAACTTGAATTTGACATGAATAGGTCATATTAAATCTACAAAGTCATATGGTACAATGAATGTGAATAGTGATTTGGGAGAGCAGATTTGACTGTTCCCAGAGTGGCCATCCATGGGTGACCATGCCATGCAATACTTACAGAACTGAACAACTTTCCCTCGATGTCCACACATAAGAAGTGTTTACTTTTAAAGTCCAATATTGGCACACAGTCACTTGTTTCTGTTCTTATTGGGAGGACAACTATgggaaaatgaaaaaaaaaactaatTTCACACTAAGTATGGAGACAGACAATTTAAGCAAATGATTTAACAATCCTACAAAATAAGACACTTTGTTGAATTAGTTCATTTGGACACTTGGGCTCTATTTACAGCTGGCATTAAGTGTCAAATGCATTTGTTTTTGCAATTTCTTCATGTAAAAAACTGGCGCACTGGCATTTTCCAGCCCTAACGACCAACCTGTCTAACAACAGCTCGCTTGTGCTGAGTAGAAGGGGTGGTAATAGAtgaggtgtgtccttaaaaacaagTGCAAAACTGACCATTTCATGCAGCGCTAATGGGAGGTTAAGACCCACATAAGCTAGTTAACGATATCGCAGTTGATATTGGAATGGATTTTGAGAGCTGAAGCGCAGCCTATCCAGCCTCACAGTGCCCATGGAAGATTGTGCATTTTGTGCTGGTGAATGCCCTATTTAGAAACGTAAAACACTATTGGTTtctggctgggccagtcaaggacattcagagacttgtcctgaagccactcctgcattgtcttggttgtgtgcttagggtcattgtcctgttggaaggtgaaccgccGCCCGAGtcagaggtcctgagcgctctggagcagggttTCGTCAAGGATCTTgctgtactttgttccgttcatctttgcctcgatcccgactagtctcccagtccctgaaaaacatccccacagcaggatgctgcTACCACAATGCTTCAAcgtggggatggtgccagatttcctccagacatgatgcttggcattcaggccaaagagttcaatcttgtttctcatagtccgAGAGACCGttaggggccttttggcaaactccaagcgtgcgGTCATgcgtcttttactgaggagtggcttccatctggccaccataaagtgctgcagagatggctgtccttctggaaggttctcccatctccaaagaggaactctggagctctgtcagagtgtcacctccctgaccaaggcccttctcccccgattgctcagtttagccggtCAGcctctctaggaagagtcttggtggttccaaacttcttccatttaagaatgatggcggccactgtgttcttggggaccatcaatgctgcagacatgttttggtaccctccccagatctgtgcctcgacacaatcctgtctcggggctctacggacaattccttcgacctcatggcttggtttttgctctgacacgcactgtcaactgtgagaccctACATAGGCAGGCatgtgcctttcaaaatcatgtccaatcaatttaaatttaccacaggtggactccaatcaagttgtagaaacatgtcaaggatgatggaaacaggatgcaactgagctcaattgaGTGTCATagctgaatacctatgtaaataaggtatttctgtttttaatacatttgccaaaatgtctaaaaagctgttttcacttcgtcattattgggtattgtgtgtagattgattaaatacatttttttcctcatcagttttagaataaggctgtaacgtaacaaaatgtgggaaaagtcaagggatctgaatactttccgaatgcactgtatatataaataatgtAATGAAATTAGATGTATAAACTTTTTTACATATATAAACCAGTAGGGGAGCCTAAAAGATAAATAATCCACTTGGTCAGAGAGAACATTTTTCATTAGTTAAGTAGTAACATTTCAAGTGAGTATGTTTGGGGCAATCAATGCATGTCAAAATCATCTATTAAAAACTAAGTGTGActaggcattggtctgaagccgAAAAACAAAGGAAATTCACATCAACACCACAACGCCTAtttcacccatgctctaccaaggttttccagcacacagctttgaccttCTACAGCAGCTATGTTGGTATTGTACTTCACACTATGTGTAGGCAGGctgcttaggattcaaaccttctcaaacagcccAATTCAGGCTTTTAGAGGAGGTGCttccacaataatgtgatttgtaccgCATATAAGATAAAGCATTGGATTATTCACACACCACAGTAAGACATTATCCCATTATGCTACTTTTTCAAGCTAAATGAAAGCTAACTTTGCTTTTATATGTACAAGACCATCAGGCTTGTTTAAGCAGTTTTGTCTTGTAGTAATGTGGGTCATGCCTGTATTTCCTTAAACCTTTATTTTAGCAATACATGTCATTTAACATTTTTTATCATAATAACATCCTTTTTTGGTCAGTAGGTGCCCAACATAACAGGTGGCTGTGTGTTAGACACAGTAGCTCAGATAGATATAGCCTGCCTGCATTCCTGATTTCTGTAACTATTAGCTCACCTGTGTAATATTGAATTAAGCTCAGAACCACTTGTGTTTCAAACATGGTCCTGTTTTGTCAATCGCTGTGCTGATCAATATACAGTTCATTACTTCTGTTAAAATAATGTGTAGCTTAAAGTTGGGTTTGtacttgtatttttttttttgcgaTAAAGATGGTGATGCAACAATAGTTCACATTTGCCCCGgtccaactgtaagtgctgttattgtgaagtggaaatgcctaggagcaacaacgtctcagccacgaagtggtagaccacacaagctcacagaaagggacTGCCAAATGCTGaaggttgcaacactcactaccgagttccaaactgcctctggaagctaAATCAGCACATCACTTATTTTTACAAGAAACATTAATGttttgaaaatcccaaattgtttgcatagtcaacttacacacttatcccaccagacattcCACCAGgcgtcttttcacagtccccaaattcagaacaaattcaagaaagcgtacagtattatatagagcccttatcgcatggaacttccttccatctcatattgatCAAATAAACAGTAAATCtggttttaaaaaacagataaagcaacacctcgcggcacaacgcctctcccctatttgacctagatagtttgtgtgtatgctttgatatgtaggctgtgtacttaaaaaaaaaatgtaagtagTTCTGTTCTTGTccaatgatgttctgtattatgtcgttctgtattatgtttcatgttttgtgttggaccccaggaagagtagctgctgcttttgcaacagctaatggagatcctaataaaataccccaaaaaaactgttcgttgggagcttcatgaaatgggtttccacggcagagcagccgcacgcacacaagcctaagatcaccatgcataatgccaagcattggctggaatggtgtaaagctcgccgccattggacacgggagcagtggaaacgcgttctctggagtgatgaatcccgcttcaccatctggcaatccgacagatgaatctgggtttgttggatgccaggagaacgctacctgcctccaatgcatagtgccaactgtacaatttggtggaggaggaataatggtctggggatgtttttcatttgtTCGGGCTAGGCGCCTTAGTTCCAGTGTAAAgacatcttaacgctacagcatacaatgacattctagacgattctgcgcttccaactttgtggcaacagtgtGGACAATTCCCCCGtacacaaagtgaggtccatatgCGGCaggtggttagtggttagagtgttggactagtggtcaaatcccagagctgacaaggtacaaatatgtcgttctgcccctgaacaggcagttaacccactgttcctaggccatcattgaaaataagaattagttcttaactgacttgcctagttaaataaaggtaaacaaatacagagatggtttgttgagatcattgtggaagaacttgactggcctgaatagagccctgatctcaaccccatcgagcatatttgggatgaattggaacactgactgcgagccaggcctaatagccgaacatcagtgcccaaactcactaatgctcttgcgactgaatggaagtaagtcccagcagcaatgttccaacatctagtggaaagccttcccataagaatggaggctgttatagcagcaaaggtgggaAAACTCCATATTacacctgattctactattcATGGTCTTGATGAACCGCTGAGTAGAACAGACAAGCCTGCATAACGCTGTGGATCGTCAACAACAAGTTTGATAACTCCTGATACAAACGCTGCAAACAGAATGACAAACTACTGAGAAACGGAAACACCTGTAAAATACATTCATTAGACAAGTACAAAAAAACTCTTAAGAAAAATTATGGACATATTTACAAATCTGCACTGGGACAGGTTCTGTAAATCCTTGAACACAAAACTTCAGCTCAGATGTCCTAAGCAATGCCTACACAGCTGTTCAACTCCAGAAAAAGAACATGTCCTCGTTTATAAGTGGCAGTGTAAATTGAACACTCGCTTTTAGTTTGTGTGTGAAATAAAAACGAGTCTAAACTTACATTTAACAATTAGATAACTTTAAAATAAAAGCATAGTGTGAAAATAGTTTATTACAGAAAACTAAACTTACCCAGAGAGTTTATGTCGATGGCTTTATGTACATGTCCATTCAAATTCACCTTCAATAAATCATCTCCTACATCGACAGACTCTGGGCGCTTGCTCGTTCCTTTAATTGTTTTGCACGGCTGCGATGGGTCTTGGTGCACAGGGAAACAATTTACCGGCATTGATTGGTGTAGAGCAGCCAGCCAAATCGCGAAGATAGCCGGGTGCATGTTGGGGAAATGTGCGGGTTCACACGCTATTCCGCGAGGTGCTCTAGCTGCAGTGTTGACAACAATTGACGGGAAAAGAGGCCAAAAGTTATATTTGAGAGTGACAGCTCTGTGACTGGCCCAATCCTGtcgatgttttttttgttttaccgGATGTTAGTTTGAGTTTCAAAAACTCATTATATAACACGGCTAACAGTACATTATGCTCGCTTCTACCTAAAAAAAAACGTGTCCCAGGGTCAACAGAATGATGTAGTTTATATGTGCGGGAAATGATGTATGGAATCGTTTAAATCATACATTTAGTAGGGAACTTCACCACCCTCACCTCAAAGGTAATTGGCCCATGTGCCATTCCTGCTCTCTGCTTAAGCAATCGCCTTTACAGGGGTCTGCATTTCTATTGGTTGGTACAGTTTATTTGCATTTTACCTGCATGTAGAGGTTGCCTATCTGAGGGTCTGGGCTCTCTTGTTTATTCTCCCTAGCCTCTTCTCTTGTTTATAAATACTGGACAGGttaaatctctctctcgcttgctcacacacacacacacacacacacacacacacacacacacacacacacacacacacacacacacacttctgtccAGTTTTTGTCCCTTGGCTTATCCCTGAACACATCTGGAGTGTAGAggcccaaatggaaccatattctTCCCAAAACGTGGCTATATTTATTTTTGCCAGAGGAGGGAGCCCCAGCTGCACACACACATCATAGTAATATGAGTGTGCTTAAAAAGTGCAGTATAATCCTTGAAAGAGTTCAGTTTACTTATCAATTGCCACAAAGAAACACTCGCTGGCTTATTTTATTTTGAATAGTGTATAATACACTTCTCAATCTAAAATATTGACTAACTAAATCAATACATAGGAGGTTCTATCATATAAATCCAGTTCACAATTGACATGAACCATAGGCATAACAACAacccatataaaacatgttttattattattgcaGGGATACAGTTGACTGTTGTGCACAGCACATACGTACAAAAATAAAAGGAAAGCCATTTTTGATATATTAGTATTCTTACTCGTCAACATATGCTTTTCCCCCCAGAAACAAATGATTGGAGAAGTCTGTTTTTCAAACTAATTTACAATCATTTCAATAAATCGGAACTAAGGCAGAAGGTAAGGTATATGTTAAAAAAAAGATGAGGGGGATTTCAGAGGATGCACACTCCCCTCAGTACAGGAATATAAAACTGAGTGAGAACACAAACTAAGGCTGCAGACACACAGGGCACACACAGACTCGCTACCGCCACCTTTGCACACGTTGGAGAGCCCACAATGGATTGCATTGTAAGCTACTGTAGGCTTGAACACCATTTGCGTATCTAACACTCTTTGAGCAGCTTTAATGCATTTAGTACAAAGACTTGTGTGAAGGTCTAACAGGTGTACACTAAACTAGGTGCTCTTTATGACATAAGAAACCATTTTTGACTGAGGCACAATTCCCACACTTCCAAATATCTCTATTTCAGTTCATGTATTTgcttgttaataataataatagatgtaTTTTATATAGCGCTTTTCATACAAAATCTCAAGGTTGTCCAGATAGTGTCCTGTTGTCCATATAGACCGGCCCCAAAAATATGAATGATAAATACAATAGGATGTTGTTGCACCACCCAGATTAAATGAAACCATGAATCCTGCTACGTCATCCCAGAAAGACACATGCAAAGCGGTAGAAAAGCTCGTTTTCATTCATTCCACAATCCTGAATAGATCATTCTCAAGACATTTTTCAGTTACATTGTGACAATATAGGTAGGCTTGATCTGGTGCTATCTGTAGAGATAACTCTACTTGGAAGACTGAACAAAACTCCATAATGGCCCACATCCAAAACAGCCTTTGTGTTACATATTTTCATTGTCTGCCATCCTCTTTGTTTGCCATCCGCCTTGTATACCATCTTCCTTGGAAGTAGTGCTTTGCGAGCACTGCACAGCAGGACAATTCCATCTTATTCCTGACTCAAGGTAAATTGATCTGATAACACCTCTGCTTTCTCTTTTGCTGTGGCAGATACAGAGTATGATGGGTGTACACATGGATGCTTTCTGTGTTCCATCTCAACTAGACACTGCATCGAGCCTGCAGCCTGTCTCTTCCTACTACAAGTACTTGGGGGAAGGTCAGCACCAGCTCAAATCCATTTGACAGTTGGCTACCGATGAATGCTGTGTTGGAATAAGAATTGAACTGGTGTAAATGTAAAAGAGGTAAACGATGACAACATCTTATGGATTTTACTCTGACACACCAAACATACCTATAGCACTGTAATAACCAAAGATAAACCGTCTTTAAATCAGATTATGTCACTCCGTTCCCAATAAGTCCATGCTCATTGCCCACCAGTCAAAGAGAGGTACAGAATCATCAAACCACTTACACCTAAACAATCACTGTATGTCATTCATGCAAGGTTTTCTTCGAGCTACATAATCAACCACAAATAAATAAAGGAATAACAGAGCGAATGTAGGTCAAAGGGGAAAAGAGATCCGGGTCAACCCCGGGTCAACCTGAACATCACGTGCCTAGACACAGTGAAAGAAGTCTATGACTCTGACCTTGGACTAAAATGGCTCCGGATGGGAGAGGAAGGATACTTCTGGAATCTCATGGCCATTGTTGAACAAAGGCTTTTACAGTGTCCACTGGACAAGGGGGGTCTGCTCGGGTATTTGGGGAGTAGCTTGTCCAAAATGATCTGCATCCTTAGCAGGTTAAAAGAACAATGGGTACCACATGCACAGTCCCATATAAGTACTCTTCTTCATGTCAGTACAGCACTGTATGGGTTTATCGCTCCACTATGGAAACGTACAGTATTCGAGGAGGAGAGCAAGTAAGCATTGACTTCAATGCACAAAGCCCAAACATCACTACTGTAAAGCCTTTGGGGAAATGCTTTGAGACATTGCTTCTGTTTTTCTTTCACACAAGACCTTACAACTTAACAACTGCTATAAGcaatgaaagagagaaacaggtacCTATGAGTACAATCGTTATGATCTAACTATCAGATATTATATGTAAAATACAGATTGCACTAGCTACCTGAAATATTGTTAGCAAATCTCAGTTGCGTGAAATAAGCAACATCCCTCAAAAAAATGTCAATGTAATATTGGCATTACTTCAAATGAATGTAGCTGACCCTCATTTCCAGAGTGAATGTGAAAACAAGCACCATTTCTGCAGCTCAACATTTACTGCAGAAATGGAGATACTGTAAGTGCAACAACAGACATCGAACCAGCGCACAAGTTAAGGTTTCAACCCTCATCAGTTTCAAAAGGAATCAAACTGTTTGATTTGTACAGCAGGCTCCCTTTAGTCCAAGaccaggcacatacacacatttcAATCTGGTCTGACCATCAAGCCATCATACACTTAGCCTCATAAAACCATCTAGCCTCATAGAAACTAGCCTCATAAAAGCCAGGATTGTCAAGCCCCCTAGGATGGTGGGTCTCCAGCTCTAGCTTTCCACATCAATGGCTTTGAGCTCAGACACAAGAGTCTCAATTAGAGTCTCAATTACTTGATTGACGTTATTCTGAAAAGAAAAGAAACGGAAGATACTTGTGGGCCTTTAGGAATCGGGCTAAAGCCCCCTGGAGTGTATGAGGTTAGTGATGACCTGCGTGTCATCCCTATTTCTGACTGAGGGGCACATTTCTCACATGCAAGGGAAGGGGCTCTCAAGTAGGAATCAAAGGCACACACCATCTCATCACAAAGCAAGGAAACAAGCAAGTGCTCTAGTTACCCTTACTATACAATGGTATAATGTTGACACAGAGGATGGAAAATGTCT containing:
- the LOC118401041 gene encoding fibroblast growth factor 23-like, with the protein product MHPAIFAIWLAALHQSMPVNCFPVHQDPSQPCKTIKGTSKRPESVDVGDDLLKVNLNGHVHKAIDINSLVVLPIRTETSDCVPILDFKSKHFLCVDIEGKLFSSMDSRKECLFLQLQMENHVDLFYSSSNGLLLHLEGAKIHVKRHDLLKRHLVYRKKRSQQVNAENPEAEPIMSDQDMQQDQERAGAVSKETITSCDDPLRVLHSNSPGSPIKTAVEKTAKE